A window from Sus scrofa isolate TJ Tabasco breed Duroc chromosome 2, Sscrofa11.1, whole genome shotgun sequence encodes these proteins:
- the TH gene encoding tyrosine 3-monooxygenase, with the protein MPTPSAAPPQAKGFRRAVSELDAKQAEAIMSPRFVGRRQSLIQDARKEREKAEAAAAASEPGEALEVGALAERDGKALLNLLFTLRATKPPSLSRALKTFETFEAQIHHLETRPAQKPRAEAPHLEYFVRCEVPSAALPGLLSSVRRVAEDVRGTGENKVLWFPRKVSELDKCHHLVTKFDPELDLDHPGFSDQVYRQRRKLIAQIAFQYRQGDPIPRVEYTAEEIATWKEVYTTLRGLYATHACREHLEAFELLERFCGYREDSIPQLEDVSRFLKERTGFQLRPVAGLLSARDFLASLAFRVFQCTQYIRHASSPMHSPEPDCCHELLGHVPMLADRTFAQFSQDIGLASLGVSDEEIEKLSTLYWFTVEFGLCKQNGEVKAYGAGLLSSYGELLHSLSEEPEIRAFDPDAAAVQPYQDQTYQPVYFVSESFSDAKDKLRSYASRIQRPFSVKFDPYTLAVDVLDSPHAIRRSLEGVQDELHTLAHALSAIG; encoded by the exons ATGCCCACCCCCAGCGCTGCCCCGCCGCAGGCCAAGGGCTTCCGCAGGGCCGTCTCCGAGCTGGACGCCAAGCAGGCCGAGGCCATCATG TCCCCGCGCTTTGTCGGGAGGCGGCAGAGCCTCATCCAAGACGCCCGCAAGGAACGGGAGAAGGCGGAGGCCGCGGCTGCCGCGTCCGAGCCCGGGGaggccctggaggtgggggccCTTGCCGAGCGGGACGGGAAGGCCCTGCTGAACCTGCTCTTCACCCTGAGGGCCACCAAGCCCCCCTCGCTGTCCCGGGCCCTGAAGACATTCGAG ACATTTGAGGCCCAAATCCACCACCTGGAGACTCGGCCGGCCCAGAAGCCGCGGGCGGAGGCCCCGCACCTGGAGTACTTTGTGCGCTGCGAGGTGCCCAGCGCCGCCCTGCCCGGCCTGCTCAGCTCCGTGCGCCGGGTGGCCGAAGATGTGCGTGGCACCGGGGAGAACAAGG TCCTCTGGTTCCCAAGGAAAGTTTCTGAGCTGGACAAGTGCCACCACCTGGTCACCAAGTTCGATCCTGAGCTGGACCTGGACCACCCG GGCTTCTCGGACCAGGTGTACCGCCAGCGCAGGAAGCTGATTGCCCAGATCGCCTTCCAGTACAGGCA AGGTGACCCTATTCCCCGCGTGGAGTACACAGCCGAGGAGATTGCCACCTG GAAGGAGGTTTATACCACCCTGAGAGGCCTCTACGCCACCCACGCCTGCCGGGAGCACCTGGAGGCCTTCGAGCTGCTGGAGCGATTCTGCGGGTACCGGGAGGACAGCATCCCCCAGCTGGAGGACGTCTCCCGCTTCCTGAAGG AGCGGACTGGCTTCCAGCTGCGGCCCGTGGCCGGCCTGCTGTCCGCCCGGGACTTCCTGGCCAGCCTGGCCTTCCGCGTGTTCCAGTGCACCCAGTACATCCGCCACGCCTCCTCGCCCATGCACTCCCCCGAGCC GGACTGCTGTCATGAGCTGCTGGGGCATGTGCCCATGCTGGCCGACCGGACCTTCGCCCAGTTCTCGCAG GACATTGGCCTCGCATCCCTGGGGGTCTCGGACGAGGAAATTGAGAAGCTGTCCACG CTGTACTGGTTCACGGTGGAGTTTGGGCTCTGCAAACAGAACGGCGAGGTGAAGGCCTACGGGGCTGGGCTGCTGTCCTCCTACGGGGAGCTCCTG CACTCCCTGTCCGAGGAGCCCGAGATCCGGGCCTTCGACCCCGACGCGGCGGCCGTGCAGCCCTACCAGGACCAGACCTACCAGCCCGTCTACTTCGTGTCTGAGAGTTTCAGTGACGCCAAGGACAAGCTCAG GAGCTACGCCTCCCGCATCCAGCGCCCCTTCTCGGTGAAGTTCGACCCGTACACGCTGGCCGTCGACGTGCTGGACAGCCCCCACGCCATCCGGCGCTCCCTGGAGGGCGTCCAGGACGAGCTGCACACCCTCGCCCACGCGCTGAGCGCCATCGGCTAG